DNA from Candidatus Omnitrophota bacterium:
TCCCAAATGGTGCTTGCAGAGTTCTCCAAATAAGAAGTAATCGTTCTGTCAGTCGCTCCATGCAAAGCGCAGGATCGCGCCCAGGGCTTTGACCCCATCCACCCAGGTGATCTTTTTGCCCTCTTCATAAGAGCGGCCGGCATAGGTGATGGGGACTTCATAGATGCGGCATTTGAGGCGGGCGAGTTTGGCCACGATTTCCGGCTCGCAGCGGAAGTCGCGCGACTTCAGTTCAATTTGGCGGGCGATTTCGGTCTTCATCACCTTGTACCCCACCTCCATGTCGTTGAGGTTGAGGTTGGTAGTCATGTTAGAGAGAAGGGTGAGCGCTTTATTTCCCACAAAATGCCAGAAGAAGTGAACGCGCTGGGCCTCGCCCGTGAAGCGCGAACCCATGACCGCATCAGCCCGGCCGTCCTCAATGGGCGCGAGAAGCTTGGGATAATCCGAAGGATCATATTCCAAGTCCGCATCTTGAATGATAATCACATCCCCGGTCGCCTCTTTGAATCCGGTACACAACGCAGCGCCCTTGCCCTGGTTGTGCGTGTGCTTGATGAGCCGGATCCGGCCGTCCCCGTAATTCTCCACAATGGACACAGTCTCATCCACAGAACCGTCGTCCACGACAATGACTTCGAGCTCATAGCCCGTACCCATCACGCGGTCCAGAATTGTGCGGATTGTGGCGGCTTCGTTGTAGGCAGGAATGATCACAGAAAGTTTCATGGTTGAGGTCTCATGGTGTTTGAGATTCTGGCTTTTAGACAACTGAACCAAAAACGGTAGGGTTTTAGGAGCCGCTTCCAAGCCGCCTCTTCGGAATCGCGGCCACGATCCAAACCCACAGTGGGCTGCAAACACAGGGCGCGCCCAAAGGCCTTGCGCGCCCCGTCAAACTCGCGCTCATCCATCCAGAGCACGCCGATACTATACCATTCGTAAGCCTTTCTCCGCCTCAAAAGCCCGTGCGTGATTCCCTGTCGCCGGCAGGGTTGGATCTTGTCGAGGGCGAGCAGATGCCCGTCAGCCACAGCCACAGGGTCGTTCCCTATATTGGTTTCATGCCGTCGGTACACAGAGAGAGCTTCCTCCAAAAAGCGGTAGGGGTGATGCTCGGCGACTCGTACCCAATAATCCCAGTCCTCGCACACACGCATGCCCTCGTCAAAAAGAATTCCTTCAACCAATGAGCGGCGCAG
Protein-coding regions in this window:
- a CDS encoding glycosyltransferase family 2 protein, with protein sequence MKLSVIIPAYNEAATIRTILDRVMGTGYELEVIVVDDGSVDETVSIVENYGDGRIRLIKHTHNQGKGAALCTGFKEATGDVIIIQDADLEYDPSDYPKLLAPIEDGRADAVMGSRFTGEAQRVHFFWHFVGNKALTLLSNMTTNLNLNDMEVGYKVMKTEIARQIELKSRDFRCEPEIVAKLARLKCRIYEVPITYAGRSYEEGKKITWVDGVKALGAILRFAWSD